In Oryza sativa Japonica Group chromosome 1, ASM3414082v1, the genomic stretch TTGCAACAAACTTCCAGCGATCCAAAATTTCGTGTGCATTGCACAGTTCCAAGATCTCTCATGTCCAGCTATTCATGGTCGTCATCGTCCCCAACGCcggcatcgccgtcgccgtcgccggcgtggaAGAGGTCGAGGCGGTTGTGGCTGAGGCGGAGCGTGTACATGGTCCTCTTGTACTCCGCCCAGGTGAAGGCCCTGTACcggcgcggcgcgccggcggccaccgtcTCCGGGAGAGCCGAGATCCTGgcgtgcagcggcggcgccgcgaaGTAGATGGTCGACAGCCTCGGCTTGCCGGTGCCGACCACCACCCTGTGCCGGATACTCACCAGCCTCCCGTTTGTCAAAGCCTGCAAAAATATGTACAAACAAATTGAGGGCTTATTCGGAATGGAGGAGAAACATAGGAAAAATGAAGGACTTTAGATACTATGGATTACTTTACTGTGGCGTCATTCGGATCACATGAAAACGTTCGTTGGAAATACGTAGTGAAATTTCCTGCGCTAGTCATATCACTGAAAgatcaaaggaaaaaaaaaatccacactgacctcttttttctctcccttcGCGTGGGAACGAGGCAAATCATGCCATCAAGCAACTAAAACATGTTATTAGGTTGATTAATGTTGTTTAATTCAATAGTAGCATGTGATAATTTTGTAATAGTGCACCTATTTTCTTAAAGATacctatgtttttcctttacTCTATCCAAACACCTATTCacataaaattcctatgttttcaaatcctctgttttatacttgTATTCCTAtcctattcctatatttttcctatttctatattttttcaatCTTGCGTTCCGAATGAGCCCTCGAAAGTTTCAATAACAAAGAACACAACTTAGGGGGCGTGTTTAGATCAGGGTATaaaattttggcgtgtcacatcggatattatatatggtgtcgtattgggtgttcgggcactaataaaaaaactaattacagaatccatcagtaaaccgcgagacgaatttattaagcataattaacctgttattagcaaatgtttactgtagcaccatattatcaaattatggagcaattaggctcaaaagattcatctcgtaaattagtcacaatctgcacaattaattattttttagcctatatttaatacttcatgcaggtattcaaacgttcgatgtaacATAGTGTAAAATTTTTACGTGGGATCTAAATAGGGCCTTAACGAAATAGTAACATCAATCGATCAATTACTTGAATTTGTAACTGACCTGAAGGAGATCACCGACGTTGACGAAGAACGCGGACGGGTCGGGCGGCACGGGGACCCAGAcgctgtcgccggcggcggcggcgtccggcagAAGCAGCTGCAGGCCGTCGGCGTCGTTGGCACGCAGGACGCTGAGGATCTGAGGGTCGGTGTGCTCGCCGAACCCGAtggccgccgtcggcgccgggccgccgccggacttgtggtcgccggcggcggcggcgcaggatgGAGGGTAGTGATTGATCCTGATGAGGGAGTCGTTGTCAGTGGCTGTGATGAGCCTTGTCAGGGATGTGGGGTCCCTGAGGCCTAGGCCCTCTCCTAGCAGGTCAAGGACATGGCAAGCAAGCTGCCTCACTGCCTCCACATAATCATTTACCACCTGGCTGTTAGGGGGAAAAAGTATGAAGtcatataattagttttgtcgCGAGAGGTGTCGTGGAAGTTGATATTATAGTAAGTGCGACATGAGATCTAAGAATTAGAAAATATGGTACACGATGATAATGGTGGACACCCCACTCGCTacaaagcaaaaagaaaaagtgTGTGTTGCATTCTTCATGGAGACACTAGATGAAAGGTGGGAGTTAAAGTAAAGTCCACATGATCTTTATAGATCAGGTCGCACATGTTCTACAGTGATATAGCGATAATGGAAAGTTTCTGGCTCGTGAGATGGAGAATAGAGCTCCAAGAAACTATGGATAGTAAAGACTGCAATGCATCGTTGCCTTTTTTATTCATATCACACATCATGACTAATTCTAGCAATTTTCAAGTAAGacatttacatttattttttttaactctaCTATGTCAATTCCATGTTCTCTACTCTAGCTTCAATTCCACTTGATCTCTGAAACATCTACTCTAGCCAAGATGGTCATATAGAGTGCCTAGGTGCCTTAGATAGGCAGTTAGCACCAGCTTTACCGACCATCTAATGTGAAGTGTCTTCTTTAGCACTGACGGTCGGTACTAACTCTTATCATTGACTGATAAATGTGTTATCATAAATTTAGATGTTTCATTATGTACTATGTTTAATTCAGATTGTAGGTTCCAAAGATTTTGAATTAGTGTTGAACATTGGTCAAGCCTAATTAATACTAGAGTCTACAGAGAATATATTCTTACCTCTTAGTATATCTTAGTGTCAATATATCGGTCCTACTTAGTTTGTGTTCATGGTGCTAGTTACTACCAGCTTATCTGTATAGGACTATGTAATAtatatcttttttatttcttttatatatcCTGTTCTATGAAACCAACGGGACAAGCTAGTCTCctacaactttttattttaaaCTACATCATAATTAATCTTGCAAAAATTTAGCTAAGATAGAAAAAACTAAAACATTATATGTTGAACATGAGAACCTAATTGTCTGCATTATGTCGTACTACAGACACCGCAACTAAGTCTAGCataataaaaacaaataatATAGATAGTACCATTTTACTATAGAAGCACTGTTTTCAGAGTACTATATGTGACAAGAATCGGACAAACTAAGCTAAAGTTTGAGTAGATGCCTAAATAATAATCCTTGAAATagatgcttaattaattagcacgatgtttttcctttttatctgtCGATGAAAAACAACATCTAAAGTGAACCAATTTTTACTGTCTCCACATGGTTTATTGATCATTGATGGTACAGCCACTTGGTTTATCGATCATTGATGGTACACGAGGAGAATGGGAAAAAGAAGGGTGATTGGTGTATGAGATTGCAGCGACCCAAAAGCTGCAATAATCCTGGAGAAAAAGCTTTGCAGGACGAGGACAATCGTACGCATGCACATCTTGTTCAATTAATTGACAGTACGTACTCCTAGTTAATCTGTTCAACTTGATAATGAAGTCTTCGATCACACTATTGATTTTAGCTCCTGAAAATGCCAGTCTAAAACTGGAGTACGTGGGGCTATGATGACACTCATTTATTTGTCTTtcacttatttttctttttcaaaaaaaacgcATGCATATCTCATCtcatttgttatatttttcctTTCATCTGTAGCTACGTCGTTCACACATAAGCTTGTGTACTCTCCAGCATCTGCTGCCTTAGAGCAAGTTCTATATAGTAGAACCGATGGTCACCTTTAATTTTATTCATATTATTTACTCATTAATGAAGAGATAGTATATACAACAAATTACCTTTAATACACCTACCCCAATAtactataatattttttattttttcactcAATCTATTCGTATCTTTCTCTCATCTCTTTATGAGTTTATATATGTAGAGGTCGCTACTTACATGAGGGTGGTTACTGCTCTCTCTGTCTTATCTCTGCTAGCTCATTATATCATCCTACATGGTAGCTTGAAGCAAGAACTAAgaggtactccctccttccaaaaatctgagacctatttctttttcatcaATACCAAGAAGCAATTAGCTCACTCACTATGTGGCAAAACCAAtgaacatgcaaccaataagtattAGAATGACTTCTTAGTTTccgatcaacaatttaatttagcatataGTGACTACAAATAGGATTTAGATTTTTGGAAAAACCAAAGAATGAAATAGGTTTCagatttttggaaggagggagtatataagagGTATATAATATTTGTTATTACCAATCGTCCAACATTTGAGGAGGATCCGTACTTGATGATAGAGTAGATCATGTAATGCTATACTAGGTTCTAGGTAGTGACGCTCTCTACTCGTTTATATAATTTAACTTTAACTCTCAAATTAAAATTgtataatttaattttaattttagagttgattttgagagGATTTTTTCCATCTAGTTGATTTTCAGCATTGGTGTTTAAACAACTAATTAtgtatatttattattttttgattgCTTAGTCGCCTGTGTTTATACTGTTTTTTTAAAGTACACTTTAAGGTGTGACAATAGAGATAAAAGGTTAATGGTGGCTAGAGAAGTCATAAATTAGGAGGCAGGGAATATGTTAGGTGggttggtggcggaggagcatGTAGAGGTGGTGCCAGCCAAGTGGAGCAGTGAGAAAACCCATCGTTTAGTGTAGAACTGATTATAAGAATTAGTGATaaaaaattgcatataaaatttttatgtgtGCTCTTAGCAAGCTAATgttaaaaataaactacaataaaaaatataaaaaatcaattatgaaattaagttttaaaatctaAATCTAAATCTAAATTTTGGCTGCATCTAATAAGCTGAAAAGCAAAACTACCGGTGGTAACATAATCTAGATGTGGCCACAgtggtaaaagaaaatataagtaATAAAGAAGATAGCCATAATGGTTAAACGGTCTTTTGATATATTCATGGTAAAAGAAGAAAGAGGGAGGAAGAGGTGAGTTCACAACATATATAAAAGGTATGATTAAAATTTAGAGATAATTGAAGAATTTATTTAAAATAGTTCCTGCCGGAGGACACTCCCCATCGATCACTGTTCTTCCCTTTTTCTTCCCTCTTAAACCAGGCAATCCATTTCTATTATTATACTATTCTTATCATTTGCTTATTAGTGTATGAATcacatataaaatttgaatttgaaaatagttGATTTTGAGGAGTTTTCGTAgtactttaatttattttctaacgTTGGTGTTTAAATCACTAATAAGAACatagatatataaaaaaaaatctcacggATTACTTGTAAATAAGCTAGCGGTGAAAGTCTTATGACAACATACCGGCAATCAGACTCTAATCCTATGTCTACAAATAAGGATTCCTAAAGTTATATTGTTTGTTCTAATAATTATCTCTCATTTCAATATCTTCCTACTTTATCCTCAGCCACCCTCACACTCCCAACCATCCCTCATTAAATGAGGTTACCAAAATCATTTTTCCTCACAGCCCGGCCTGTGCTTAACAGCTTAGGAATACTGAAGCAGGAGTAAGGTAGGGACGTAGGGTAAGGAATGGTATTGAATGGACATTATCCATGATGCAAGTAGTTGCTAATAATATATACCTTTATTAATTTGACGCTTCTTATGAGCTTCTACATTAGATAGAAAGATCCGACCATTAATGTGATGGATAGTATTATCGTGAATATAGATCATGTTGAGAGTACGTGTTAAATAAATCGTGCAATTGAAAATAGCATAAGTTTtaatttaataattataaaatctgcatttaataaatatgatATTACGCCTATTTTGGATTCTCAACTCAATGTTTTATTAATTTCAttccaaaatttgaaattaataatGAGACAGTTTTAGCTGATGTGAACTCTTCTCGCATATAGGcaactaaaattttgaaaaggtaccctctccgtcccataaaaaacgaatttacgaccagatgtgacacatcatagTATTATGAATTTGGACAGATGTATtgtctccgtccaaaaaaaaatccattcctaGCATTCTGAGGTGGAATTAGTGGAGATGGAGAATGACTAAAATGTCCTTAATCAttgaaaaaagtagtaagaGTGATAGATAGGTAAATGGTATTGAAGGgataaaacttctcgttttacgtgttgAGGGTAGGTAAAAtggtagaagttggtttttttggaacaaaattcaaattctagaagttgagtttttttgggacggagggagtatgtccaAAGTCGtagtaggatgtgtcacatttagtattagattggttttctacgggacaaagggagtaaccaacatatttaacaaatattataattttaatatttaataataTTTTGTGCAAATGCATGATTGATGACTAGTTAATCCACAGGAATGTTCAGGATTGACATgccaactactccctctgtcacataatataagagattttggaaagatgtgatatatcctaggataacgaatctagacaaacTCCCTACCAGATTCGTTGTcatagaatgtgtcacatccctctAAAAATCCcttaggtagtgtttggtttcGGAACTAAGTGGGATGGGATGGAACCATCCCTGATTTTTGGGTTGGGATGATTCCAATCACATGTTTGGTTTGTAAGATGGGACGATCccaatttttttgtttggttgaagggatgAGAAAGGGAAGGGATGGACACCGTTTGCAATCACCGTCAACCGATCGCCGGATCTGCCGCCACAGTCCTCCCCATCGCCGGAGGAAGAGCAAGAGGATgagccggcggcgagcaagaGCAAGAGGAAAAGCCGGCGGTGAGCAAGAGCAAGAGGAAAAGCCGTCGCCGCTCCTCCcatcgccggatccgccgccgcccctcgtcctcctcctcgcacgccgccgccgctcctcccccgcgAGCTCCTCCTCGCGAGCCATCGCAGTCCCCatcgccgaatccgccgccgcccctcgacctcctcctcgcatgccgccgctgctcctccccGTCGCCGAATCCACCGCCACAGTCCTCCCCATCGCCGGAtcagccgccgctgccctccccACCACTGGATCCGCCGTGCCATCGCCgatgccccgccgccgcggtcgtCATCGCCGAGCCCCGCGTGGTCACCGTCGCCGAGcctgccgctgtcgccgtcgcccgagCCGTCTGCCGTTGCTCCCGAGGGCGAACAGCGCGAGCGCGGTAGGAAGGCGTCGTCACGCCGTTCGCTCGTCCCAGGTGGGACGAGTTCGTCCGCCACATTTTCCCCGATCAGTTGgtcccggatctgagaggaatattcctctccagGGACCAACCCATCCCACTCACCCCTCAACCAAACACCCCTAAAAGTGGGTTCGTCCCATCCCATCCACTCAACCAAATACTACCTTATATTacgggacggaaggagtagtcaTCAGTCTTTGGAGCAATTTGCAGAGGTAGGCTGACAGGAGTTGTCACTTTTCTTTCGGACTTTCAGCACGAATGACCTAAAGGGCCCCATCCCATCAGTCCTGCGGGCAGCTGATCAAGCATCCTGTCACCATACCACAGACGAAACACAACACTTTTCCACTCACTTTTATGTTTTCTGGTATACATTGGTTTCCATTAATTGGTTGTTTCAGGTTCCCCTGATCGATCAGTGCATGCGTTCTTTTTTTGTGTTTGCGCGTTCCTTTTGTTTGGCCAATTGTGCAATGCTAGTCCCGTGCTGTCGATACCTTCATTCACCCTCTTGAGGGTTCTTCCTATCGATTCGTTTTGGGAAAATATATGAAATATCGTCACACCTAGTTTTGGCCAGTAGAAGATCTCCCGGGGTCTATCAATGTTCTAACTTGCCGAGATCTTGTCGAGAGCCAGAACTATTTATTCTGGAAAAAGTTTATGTATaccctcaaatttaaaaaccaaGAGAATTTCTTTCTCAACCACCCTCTTGGATAATCAAGATGGAATAGATACAATAAACATTAGTGTGATATGGTAACAGAATAAATACGCGACTAAAAACCGATGAAGTACCAACATGTCACCTTAGTCTCAAACATAGCTACCTAGAACAAGTAAAAGATGATTTTTACTCTATTACTCTCCGTGCTACCCCTAGTGGATCCTCACTCTACTAGCCATCTAGAAACCACACTACCCCTAGTGGGTCCTCACTCTACTAGCCATCCAGAAACCACACCCCACTCACAGTATCCTTAATCCCATCAATCCCATGCATTTATGAGGGGGTATTTTAGAGTTTTCATCCTAATCCTTATGCCCTAAAATGCTAGTATTACGAAGTATATTGCTATGTTTTATGATAGAGGGAGTAACTtcggtaaaaaaattataagctCACACCTAAT encodes the following:
- the LOC9266994 gene encoding gibberellin 2-beta-dioxygenase 2-like, which codes for MTTNSLYISPLPTMPPSAQQHKCRSSIRSSHSSNINAMVVPAAAAPECGRREAAAAAAAAVFCRRGRGVVVPTVDMSAPAGRGELSRQVARACAGSGFFRAVNHGVPPRVSAAMDAAAAAFFVRAGAEKQLAGPPDPLGYGSRSIGANGDVGELEYLILHASPDAVARKASAIDREDPRRFSQVVNDYVEAVRQLACHVLDLLGEGLGLRDPTSLTRLITATDNDSLIRINHYPPSCAAAAGDHKSGGGPAPTAAIGFGEHTDPQILSVLRANDADGLQLLLPDAAAAGDSVWVPVPPDPSAFFVNVGDLLQALTNGRLVSIRHRVVVGTGKPRLSTIYFAAPPLHARISALPETVAAGAPRRYRAFTWAEYKRTMYTLRLSHNRLDLFHAGDGDGDAGVGDDDDHE